One genomic region from Panthera tigris isolate Pti1 chromosome D1, P.tigris_Pti1_mat1.1, whole genome shotgun sequence encodes:
- the CARS1 gene encoding cysteine--tRNA ligase, cytoplasmic isoform X3, which translates to MSGSSGEQAPAYRSILSTSDEAARVQALNEHLSTRSYVQGYSLSQADVDVFRQLSAPPADTRLFHVARWFRHMEAILGGACGRGEPCGRQASKGRRGQPQWSPPAGSPPCKLRLYNSLTRNKDVFIPQNGKKVTWYCCGPTVYDASHMGHARSYISFDILRRVLRDYFGFDVFYCMNITDIDDKIIKRARQNYLFEQYRGKQPRAAQLLEDVHAALKPFSVKLNETTDPDRKQMLERIQRAVELAAEPLERAVRGGLPAEEAARCAEVLLEEAKDLLSDWLDSTLGSEVTDNSIFSKLPKFWEEEFHRDMETLNVLPPDVLTRVSEYVPEIVNFVQKIVDNGYGYVSNGSVYFDTVKFASSERHSYGKLVPEAVGDQKALQEGEGDLSISADRLSEKRSPNDFALWKASKPGEPSWPCPWGKGRPGWHIECSAMASALLGASMDIHGGGFDLRFPHHDNELAQSEAYFDNDCWVRYFLHTGHLTIAGCKMSKSLKNFITIKDALQKHSARQLRLAFLMHSWKDTLDYSSNTMESALQYEKFMNEFFLNVKDILRAPVDITGRFEKWEDEESELNKSFYDKKTAVHEALCDNVDTRTVLEEMRALVGQCNLYMAARKAARRRPNRALLGSIARYLTHMLKVFGAIEEESSLGFPVRGPGSSLNLESTVMPYLQVLSDFREGVRKIAREQKGAGWASPGLGGRGGWARRPSGSVSRSGLGPGCERQSVPAPPDPVSSQGWQHVPSSQT; encoded by the exons ATGTCAGGTTCCTCTGGGGAGCAGG CTCCCGCCTACAGGTCCATCCTGAGCACTAGTGACGAGGCAGCCAGGGTGCAGGCCCTGAACGAGCACCTCAGCACGCGTAGCTATGTCCAGGGGTACTCACTGTCCCAGGCAGACGTGGACGTGTTCAGGCAGCTCTCGGCCCCTCCCGCCGACACGCGCCTCTTCCACGTGGCTCGGTGGTTCAGGCACATGGAAGCGATCCTGGGTGGCGCCTGCGGCAGAGGCGAGCCCTGTGGGCGCCAAGCAA GTAAAGGTCGGCGGGGGCAGCCTCAGTGGTCTCCTCCAGCGGGGTCTCCGCCGTGCAAGCTCCGCCTTTACAACAGCCTCACCCGGAACAAG GACGTGTTTATACCTCAAAACGGGAAGAAGGTGACGTGGTACTGCTGCGGGCCTACCGTCTACGACGCGTCTCACATGGGACACGCCAG GTCCTACATTTCCTTCGACATCCTGAGGAGAGTGCTGCGGGACTACTTCGGGTTCGACGTGTTCTACTGCATGAACATCACGGACATCGACGACAAG ATCATCAAGAGGGCCCGGCAGAACTACTTGTTTGAGCAGTACCGGGGGAAGCAGCCGCGGGCGGCCCAGCTCCTGGAGGATGTTCATGCCGCCCTGAAG CCGTTTTCAGTCAAGTTAAATGAGACCACGGACCCGGACAGGAAGCAAATGCTGGAGCGCATTCAGCGCGCGGTGGAGCTGGCCGCAGAGCCCCTGGAGAGAGCCGTGCGGGGCGGCCTCCCGGCAGAGGAGGCCGCCCGCTGCGCAGAG GTGTTGTTGGAAGAAGCAAAAGATTTGCTCTCTGACTGGCTGGACTCCACACTGGGCAGCGAAGTTACGGACAATTCTATTTTCTCCAAACTGCCCAAGTTCTGGGAAGAAGAATTCCACAGAGACATGGAAACCCTGAAC GTTCTCCCTCCGGACGTCCTGACCCGGGTGAGTGAATATGTGCCGGAGATCGTGAACTTTGTCCAGAAGATCGTGGACAACGGCTACGG CTACGTTTCCAATGGGTCCGTCTACTTTGACACCGTGAAGTTCGCTTCCAGCGAGAGACACTCCTACGGGAAGCTGGTGCCTGAGGCCGTTGGGGACCAGAAAGCGCTGCAGGAAGGGGAAG GTGACCTGAGCATCTCGGCAGACCGCCTGAGTGAGAAGCGGTCCCCCAATGACTTCGCTCTGTGGAAAGCCTCCAAGCCCGGCGAGCCGTCCTGGCCGTGCCCGTGGGGAAAG GGGCGTCCGGGATGGCACATCGAGTGCTCGGCCATGGCAAGCGCTCTCCTGGGAGCCTCGATGGACATTCACGGAGGGGGCTTCGACCTCCGGTTCCCCCACCATGACAACGAGCTGGCCCAGtcagag GCCTACTTCGACAACGACTGCTGGGTCCGCTATTTCCTCCACACGGGCCACCTGACCATCGCGGGCTGCAAGATGTCCAAATCGCTCAAGAACTTCATCACCATCAAAGACGCCTTGCAGAAGCACTCAG CACGGCAGCTGCGGCTGGCCTTCCTCATGCACTCGTGGAAGGACACGCTGGACTACTCGAGCAACACCATGGAGTCCGCGCTTCAGTACGAGAAGTTCATGAAC GAGTTTTTCTTAAACGTGAAAGACATCCTCCGAGCCCCTGTTGACATAACCGGTCGGTTTGAAAAGTGGGAAGACGAAGAGTCTGAGCTGAACAAGAG CTTTTACGACAAGAAGACGGCGGTGCACGAGGCCCTCTGTGATAACGTCGACACGCGCACGGTCCTGGAAGAGATGCGGGCTCTGGTCGGCCAGTGCAACCTCTACATGGCGGCCCGGAAGGCCGCGAGGAGGAGGCCCAACCGGGCTCTGCTGGGAAGCATCGCTCGGTACCTCACCCACATGCTCAAG GTCTTTGGGGCCATAGAAGAGGAAAGCTCCCTGGGATTCCCGGTCAGAGGACCTGGGAGCAGCCTAAAT CTCGAGTCCACGGTCATGCCCTACCTGCAGGTGTTGTCGGACTTCCGAGAAGGCGTGCGGAAGATCGCCCGAGAGCAGAAAG